One Aegilops tauschii subsp. strangulata cultivar AL8/78 chromosome 7, Aet v6.0, whole genome shotgun sequence genomic window carries:
- the LOC141027208 gene encoding uncharacterized protein has translation MVVFLCETRQKEEKMKRIRAKLGLKGFCGVDSNGLSGGLALFWREDCVVTILDKDDRYIDTVIQARQGAVEWRATFVYGEPQVEHRYLMWSKLQNLKSVNDLPWLVIGDFNEAMWDFEHFSVTPRAEAQMVAFRDTLEVCELVDLGFTGLPFTYDNKRGRSANVKVRLDQAVATNGWRNLFAYAVVEHIPSPCSDHLVLFMKGEPDLEPVKGRSRRYEVFWERDSTLPQTVQDAWSVVGEIRNLSHLRDALSKTMTVLGTWSKRFGSVTRELAKSRTQLEELMLMNADREEIRVVMDKMNELLYREEMMWMQRSRISWLKEGDPDSSLVANEVVDLFERVVSLEDNDRLCAPFMDKEISDAMFQIGPLKAPGPDGFPARFFQRNWSTVKAGVLAVLRDFFSTGIMPEGVNATSIVLIPKISNPAKMSDYRPISLCNVIYKFFFLDLPFCLGDTSVNGCRRRIGALAVGHAGRTAHPVQ, from the exons ATGGTTGTGTTTTTGTGTGAGACCAGACAAAAGGAGGAAAAGATGAAGAGGATCCGAGCCAAGTTGGGGCTCAAAGGGTTTTGTGGTGTGGACAGCAATGGTCTTAGTGGTGGATTGGCTCTCTTTTGGAGGGAAGATTGTGTGGTTACAATTCTGGACAAGGACGACAGATACATTGATACTGTTATCCAAGCTCGTCAAGGAGCGGTGGAGTGGCGAGCTACCTTTGTTTATGGGGAGCCGCAGGTGGAGCACAGATATCTTATGTGGTCCAAGTTACAGAAcctgaaatccgtcaatgatttACCTTGGCTTGTAATTGGAGATTTTAACGAGGCTATGTGGGATTTTGAACATTTTTCTGTCACGCCTAGAGCAGAAGCACAGATGGTGGCCTTTCGTGATACTTTAGAGGTGTGTGAGCTCGTGGATCTTGGTTTCACTGGCTTGCCGTTTACATATGATAATAAACGGGGGAGATCGGCCAATGTTAAGGTGAGGCTGGACCAAGCTGTTGCTACTAACGGATGGCGCAACCTGTTTGCGTATGCTGTGGTTGAACATATACCCTCCCCTTGCTCTGATCACCTAGTGCTTTTTATGAAGGGGGAGCCAGACTTGGAGCCTGTGAAGGGAAGGAGTCGAAGATATGAGGTTTTTTGGGAGAGGGACTCTACGCTACCACAAACAGTGCAGGACGCATGGAGTGTTGTCGGTGAGATTCGTAATTTGTCACACTTGAGGGATGCCTTATCCAAAACAATGACGGTTCTTGGTACATGGAGTAAGAGATTTGGCAGTGTAACGAGGGAACTTGCGAAGTCAAGAACTCAACTGGAAGAGCTTATGCTTATGAACGCGGATAGGGAAGAGATAAGAGTAGTAATGGATAAAATGAATGAGCTTTTGTATCGGGAAGAGATGATGTGGATGCAGAGGTCGAGGATTTCGTGGCTAAAGGAGGGGGATC CCGATTCTAGCCTTGTTGCAAACGAAGTTGTGGATCTCTTTGAACGTGTTGTATCGCTGGAGGACAATGATAGGCTATGTGCCCCTTTCATGGACAAGGAGATTTCAGATGCAATGTTTCAGATTGGACCGTTAAAGGCTCCCGGGCCGGACGGATTCCCTGCACGGTTCTTTCAACGCAACTGGAGTACGGTGAAGGCGGGAGTGTTGGCAGTGCTTCGGGATTTCTTCAGCACGGGGATTATGCCGGAAGGAGTTAATGCAACTTCTATTGTGCTCATTCCGAAAATTTCTAACCCGGCCAAAATGTCAGACTATAGGCCCATCAGCCTTTGCAATGTGATTTATAAG TTCTTTTTTCTGGACCTCCCGTTCTGCCTGGGCGACACCTCCGTCAACGGCTGTAGACGGCGGATCGGCGCCCTCGCCGTGGGTCACGCCGGCAGGACAGCACATCCGGTGCAGTGA
- the LOC109753219 gene encoding uncharacterized protein, whose protein sequence is MGKPSGSGSKSNSDFRRAISAVRTKNRDQISGQKRSGGSRSKKRSSIKRKAWKDKLYSRCAPSIIVDLMEDLDEQPRKLVEEMGFQGLHSLKLHKLNKPVGASLLSKFDTNLLVFFAGTSRELKMTPEDVNRVSGIPCSGMIIVPPSPQDVISMKAYFCGVFEKSSWDEITISFLLKIVTTKPKGEMTSEEILRFKTAFAFSVVTKFFAPQSLNNFISTRYMRAVFDMENIHAYNWAQFVADELRLAAASLQLKLSRGKNIGYINGCMLIPQIHYLVSLDFGKDSPPDHILPRLAAYNDAMVCNLIKRDIILKNRLPFPTYGKLKVLPSEVLTHRLTLFAYVEMSCP, encoded by the exons ATGGGCAAGCCGAGCGGCAGCGGCAGCAAATCCAACTCTGATTTCAGGCGAGCTATCTCTGCAGTGCGCACTAAAAACCGAGATCAAATATCCGGCCAAAAACGTTCAGGTGGATCTCGCTCAAAGAAAAGGAGTTCCATAAAGAGGAAAGCATGGAAAGACAAACTGTACTCCAGGTGTGCTCCTTCTATCATTGTAGATCTCATGGAAGACCTTGACGAGCAGCCCAGAAAGCTTGTAGAAGAGATGGGGTTTCAGGGATTACATAGCCTAAAGCTGCACAAGCTAAATAAACCAGTAGGAGCCTCGCTGCTTAGTAAATTCGATACAAATTTGTTAGTTTTTTTTGCTGGGACAAGCAGAGAGCTAAAGATGACACCCGAGGACGTAAATCGTGTGAGCGGAATCCCATGTTCTGGCATGATCATAGTACCTCCAAGCCCACAAGATGTCATTTCTATGAAAGCATACTTTTGTGGTGTTTTCGAAAAATCCTCATGGGATGAAATCACTATCAGTTTCCTTTTGAAAATAGTAACAACAAAACCAAAAGGCGAAATGACAAGTGAAGAAATCCTGCGATTCAAGACCGCGTTTGCATTTTCTGTTGTCACCAAATTCTTCGCTCCACAATCCCTGAACAACTTCATATCAACACGATATATGAGAGCAGTGTTTGATATGGAGAACATTCATGCCTACAACTGGGCACAATTTGTCGCCGACGAGCTCAGACTAGCAGCAGCATCTCTGCAGTTGAAGCTTTCCCGTGGAAAGAACATTGGATACATCAATGGATGCATGTTAATCCCTCAG ATTCACTACCTGGTCAGCTTGGACTTTGGCAAGGATTCTCCTCCCGACCACATTCTTCCCCGGCTTGCTGCATACAACGACGCCATGGTCTGTAACCTGATCAAACGGGATATAATTCTGAAAAATCGACTGCCTTTTCCGACATATGGTAAACTAAAG